The Xanthomonas sp. CFBP 8443 genome has a window encoding:
- a CDS encoding CPBP family intramembrane glutamic endopeptidase yields the protein MSLTLRLSWKFFSARGLPIAVALALVFAAMRAAGTLAPAHWRWLLPLSFVCMAASPWLLLSRLGRQQIGLVRPIRHVWFATSIALGALAALACFALGTIAFGSSEDNWFVSIARNYRDTIPHQGLTTAQLFLVATVPALVFSPIGEEIFFRGLLQRALEERFSLRASTWIEASLFGLVHLCHHGLLATATGIRLLPMSGALWVALMFCVALMFARLRHRSGSLLPAMAAHASFNLAMNVCIFAALWPAG from the coding sequence ATGTCCCTGACCTTGCGTCTCTCGTGGAAGTTCTTCAGCGCGCGCGGATTGCCCATTGCTGTGGCATTGGCGCTCGTCTTCGCCGCGATGCGTGCGGCAGGAACGCTGGCGCCGGCGCACTGGCGCTGGCTGCTGCCGCTCAGCTTCGTATGCATGGCGGCGAGTCCGTGGCTGCTGCTCTCCCGTCTGGGACGCCAGCAGATCGGATTGGTGCGGCCGATACGGCATGTCTGGTTCGCAACGTCGATCGCGCTGGGCGCGCTGGCGGCCTTGGCATGCTTCGCGCTCGGCACGATCGCGTTCGGCAGCAGCGAGGACAACTGGTTCGTCAGCATTGCGCGCAACTATCGCGACACGATTCCCCACCAGGGCCTCACCACGGCGCAGCTGTTCCTCGTGGCCACCGTGCCGGCGCTGGTGTTCAGCCCGATCGGCGAAGAGATCTTCTTTCGCGGCCTGCTGCAACGCGCGCTGGAGGAGCGGTTCTCGCTCCGTGCCAGCACCTGGATCGAAGCTTCGCTGTTCGGCCTGGTGCACCTTTGCCATCACGGATTGCTGGCGACCGCCACCGGCATCCGCCTGCTGCCGATGTCCGGTGCGCTATGGGTGGCGCTGATGTTCTGCGTGGCGCTGATGTTCGCCCGGCTGCGCCATCGCAGCGGTTCGCTATTGCCGGCGATGGCGGCGCATGCGAGCTTCAATCTGGCGATGAACGTGTGCATCTTCGCTGCGCTGTGGCCAGCAGGTTGA
- a CDS encoding MFS transporter: MPTVSDSELKPEPPRLSRAQVALFACASGASVANVYFAQPLLDALAAEFGIGQGAAGGVIGATQAGCALALLLVVPLGDRHARRPLMLWQGGALLAALLAVAAAPTLPALLAGMLALGLLGTAMTQGLIAYAAASAAAAERGRVVGAAQAGVVIGLLLARVLAGVIADLAGWRGVYAASAALTLVLLLWLRHALPALPAPQRPPGYAALLRSMLRMLAHERVLQIRGGIALLMFASFSIFWTALVLPLSAAPYAYSHATIGAFGLVGAVGALAAARAGRWADRGWAQRCSGLMLALLLASWLPLALGMRSLAALVLGIVVLDMAGQAIHVINQSLIFRGDTSAHSRRVAGYMLFYALGSGLGAIAATATYAHAGWTGVCILGAATSAAALLFWATTLRWMPATSAR; this comes from the coding sequence ATGCCGACCGTATCCGATTCCGAGCTCAAGCCCGAGCCGCCCAGGCTGAGCCGCGCGCAAGTGGCGCTGTTCGCCTGCGCCAGCGGCGCCAGCGTGGCCAACGTCTATTTCGCGCAGCCGCTGCTCGATGCGCTGGCGGCGGAATTCGGCATCGGCCAGGGCGCTGCCGGCGGCGTGATCGGCGCGACCCAGGCCGGTTGCGCACTGGCGCTGTTGCTGGTGGTGCCGCTGGGCGATCGCCACGCGCGGCGCCCGCTGATGCTGTGGCAAGGCGGCGCATTGCTGGCCGCGCTGCTGGCGGTGGCCGCGGCGCCGACGCTACCGGCACTGCTGGCAGGAATGCTCGCCCTGGGCTTGCTGGGCACGGCGATGACCCAGGGCCTGATCGCCTATGCCGCGGCCAGCGCCGCGGCGGCCGAACGTGGCCGGGTGGTCGGCGCCGCCCAGGCCGGCGTGGTGATCGGGCTGCTGTTGGCGCGGGTGCTGGCTGGCGTGATCGCCGATCTGGCCGGCTGGCGCGGCGTCTATGCCGCATCCGCCGCGCTGACCCTGGTGCTGCTGTTGTGGTTGCGGCATGCGTTGCCCGCCCTGCCCGCGCCGCAACGGCCGCCCGGCTATGCGGCCCTGCTGCGCTCGATGCTGCGCATGCTGGCGCACGAACGGGTGCTGCAGATCCGCGGCGGCATCGCGCTGCTGATGTTCGCCAGCTTCTCGATCTTCTGGACCGCACTGGTGCTGCCGCTGAGCGCAGCGCCGTATGCCTACTCGCATGCCACGATCGGCGCATTCGGCCTGGTCGGGGCGGTCGGCGCGCTCGCCGCAGCGCGTGCCGGGCGCTGGGCCGACCGTGGCTGGGCGCAGCGCTGCAGCGGGCTGATGCTGGCGCTGCTGCTGGCGTCGTGGCTGCCGCTGGCGCTGGGCATGCGCTCGCTGGCGGCGCTGGTGCTCGGCATCGTAGTGTTGGACATGGCCGGCCAGGCGATCCACGTCATCAACCAGAGCCTGATCTTCCGCGGCGACACGTCGGCGCACAGCCGGCGCGTCGCCGGCTACATGCTGTTCTACGCGCTGGGCAGCGGCCTGGGCGCGATCGCCGCCACCGCCACCTATGCGCATGCCGGATGGACGGGCGTGTGCATACTGGGAGCGGCGACCAGCGCGGCGGCGCTGCTGTTCTGGGCGACCACGCTGCGCTGGATGCCGGCGACATCCGCGCGTTAG
- a CDS encoding ankyrin repeat domain-containing protein, whose amino-acid sequence MRRFFLLVLSLAAASATAAPADPAKIQAQLRDYFFDAAREGRQDMLAEFIQAHYDLNARDDKGYTALILAAYHGQQPAVEQLLRAGADPCAQDKRGNTALMGAIFKGELAIAKRLMQADCAPDQRNNAGQTAAMYAALFQRTEVLKDLAAKGADLQAKDAQGNDVAKLQRGEFAQAPLR is encoded by the coding sequence ATGCGTCGCTTCTTTCTTCTCGTCCTGAGCCTGGCCGCCGCCTCGGCGACCGCCGCGCCCGCTGATCCGGCCAAGATCCAGGCGCAACTACGCGACTACTTCTTCGATGCCGCGCGCGAAGGCCGCCAGGACATGCTGGCCGAGTTCATCCAGGCGCACTACGACCTCAATGCCCGCGACGACAAGGGCTATACCGCGCTGATCCTGGCTGCCTACCACGGCCAGCAGCCGGCGGTGGAGCAATTGCTGCGCGCGGGCGCCGATCCGTGCGCACAGGACAAGCGCGGCAACACCGCACTGATGGGCGCGATCTTCAAGGGCGAACTGGCAATCGCCAAGCGGCTGATGCAGGCCGATTGCGCGCCCGACCAACGCAACAACGCCGGCCAGACCGCGGCGATGTACGCGGCGTTGTTCCAGCGTACCGAAGTGCTGAAAGACCTCGCCGCCAAGGGCGCCGATTTGCAGGCCAAGGACGCGCAGGGCAACGACGTGGCCAAGCTGCAACGCGGCGAATTCGCGCAGGCGCCGCTGCGCTGA
- a CDS encoding helix-turn-helix domain-containing protein, protein MARRSKHSTQPCPVARSVDLIGERWALLILRDAFDGISRFGDFQRSLGMARNILADRLRLLVEAQILALRPAADGSAYQEYALTEKGEQLFPLLLALRQWGERHLFASGEAHSRLLDRRTGKPLPAMLPRDAAGRALKPRQTTVRKVDAPADGA, encoded by the coding sequence ATGGCCAGACGCAGCAAGCACTCCACCCAGCCGTGCCCGGTGGCGCGTTCGGTGGATCTGATCGGCGAGCGCTGGGCGCTGCTGATCCTGCGCGATGCCTTCGACGGGATCAGCCGCTTCGGCGATTTCCAGCGCAGTCTGGGCATGGCGCGCAACATCCTGGCCGATCGCCTGCGACTGCTGGTCGAGGCGCAGATCCTGGCGCTGCGGCCGGCCGCCGACGGCAGCGCCTACCAGGAATACGCGCTCACCGAGAAAGGCGAGCAGCTGTTCCCGCTGCTGCTGGCGTTGCGGCAATGGGGCGAGCGGCATCTGTTCGCGTCGGGCGAGGCGCATTCGCGCCTGCTCGATCGGCGTACCGGCAAGCCGCTGCCGGCGATGCTGCCGCGCGATGCCGCCGGCCGCGCGCTCAAGCCGCGGCAGACGACGGTACGCAAGGTCGACGCGCCCGCCGACGGCGCATGA
- a CDS encoding SDR family oxidoreductase produces MNTTASPPATDDLPLTERLRVALDLLEAIDADRSVLDALPEADRVRLHQVVAKVYHPEPKARRQLLKQQARERHQEKVRKAEALLEQTGIRALRRKPVFSTPNYFPPHAAGLHDAGNAAAEEPAAPHSPELRHCYVCKQKFTKLHHFYDQMCPACAELNYFKRTETADLRGRVALLTGGRVKIGYQAGLKLLRAGAELIVTTRFPRDSAARYAQEPDFAEWGHRLQVFGLDLRHTPSVEAFCSQLLATRERLDFIVNNACQTVRRPPQFYAHMMAGETAALHELPEHVRRLVGHYEGLRSPELLPAASATTLAAGQGHGISGADGLTRAAELSQVPLLADELLGQQHLFPEGRLDQDLQQVDLRGRNSWRLLMAEVPSVELLETQLVNAIAPFIINARLKPLMLRTPERDKHIVNVSAMEGQFYRNFKTTRHPHTNMAKAALNMMTRTSAADYQNDGIHMNSVDTGWVTDEDPAEIAARKVQEERFHPPLDIVDGAARIVDPIIHGFNTGEHVWGQFLKDYAPTDW; encoded by the coding sequence TTGAACACCACCGCCTCGCCCCCCGCCACCGACGACCTGCCCCTGACCGAACGCCTGCGCGTCGCCCTGGACCTGCTCGAAGCCATCGACGCCGACCGCAGCGTGCTCGATGCATTGCCCGAGGCCGACCGCGTGCGCCTGCACCAGGTGGTGGCGAAGGTCTATCACCCGGAACCCAAGGCGCGCCGGCAGTTGCTCAAGCAGCAGGCGCGCGAACGCCACCAGGAAAAGGTGCGCAAGGCCGAGGCGCTGCTCGAGCAGACCGGCATCCGCGCGCTGCGGCGCAAGCCGGTGTTCAGTACGCCGAACTACTTCCCGCCGCATGCCGCCGGCCTGCACGACGCCGGCAACGCTGCGGCCGAAGAACCTGCGGCGCCGCATTCGCCCGAGTTGCGCCACTGCTACGTGTGCAAGCAGAAGTTCACCAAGTTGCACCATTTCTACGACCAGATGTGCCCGGCCTGCGCCGAGCTGAACTACTTCAAGCGTACCGAGACCGCCGATCTGCGCGGGCGCGTGGCGCTGCTGACCGGCGGCCGGGTCAAGATCGGCTACCAGGCCGGACTGAAGCTGTTGCGCGCCGGCGCCGAGTTGATCGTGACCACGCGCTTCCCGCGCGATTCGGCCGCGCGCTACGCGCAGGAGCCGGACTTCGCCGAATGGGGCCACCGCCTGCAGGTGTTCGGCCTGGACCTGCGCCACACGCCCAGCGTCGAGGCGTTCTGCAGCCAGCTGCTGGCCACGCGCGAGCGGCTGGACTTCATCGTCAACAACGCCTGCCAGACCGTGCGCCGGCCGCCGCAGTTCTACGCGCACATGATGGCCGGCGAAACCGCCGCGCTGCACGAACTGCCCGAGCACGTGCGCCGCCTGGTCGGCCACTACGAGGGCTTGCGCAGCCCGGAACTGCTGCCTGCGGCGTCGGCGACCACGTTGGCGGCGGGTCAGGGCCACGGCATCAGCGGTGCCGATGGCCTGACTCGCGCCGCCGAACTGTCGCAAGTGCCGCTGCTGGCCGACGAGCTGCTCGGCCAGCAGCATCTGTTCCCGGAAGGCCGGCTGGACCAAGACCTGCAGCAGGTGGACCTGCGCGGGCGCAACTCGTGGCGCCTGCTGATGGCCGAAGTGCCGTCGGTGGAGCTGCTGGAGACGCAGCTGGTCAACGCCATCGCGCCGTTCATCATCAACGCGCGGCTCAAGCCGCTGATGCTGCGCACGCCCGAACGCGACAAGCACATCGTCAACGTGTCGGCGATGGAAGGGCAGTTCTACCGCAACTTCAAGACCACCCGGCATCCGCACACCAACATGGCCAAGGCCGCGTTGAACATGATGACCCGGACCTCGGCAGCCGATTACCAGAACGACGGCATCCACATGAACAGCGTGGACACCGGCTGGGTGACCGACGAGGATCCGGCCGAGATCGCCGCGCGCAAGGTGCAGGAAGAGCGCTTCCATCCGCCGCTGGACATCGTCGACGGCGCCGCGCGCATCGTCGACCCGATCATCCACGGCTTCAACACCGGCGAGCACGTGTGGGGGCAGTTCCTGAAGGACTACGCGCCGACGGATTGGTGA